The DNA sequence CGCCACGGCGCGACCGGCCGGTACTCCAAGACCGCGACGTTCGACCGCGCGAGATCGGCGAAGAACTCGTCGGGGACGTTGATCGTGCCGACGCCGTCGACCGTGAGGTGCACCTGGACCCCGGCGCCGGCGCGTTCGGCGAGCGCGTCCGCGAAGAGGCGGCCGGCCTTGTCGTCGTTGAAGATGTAGCTGTCCATGAGGATCGTCTGCCGGGCGGAGGCGATCGCCTCGAGCATGGCCGGGTAGGCCTCCTCGCCGTCCTCGAGCAGCGTGACCCGGTTCCCCGGGACCGCCGTCTCTGGAGAGAGATGTCCCCCGTCCCCCATGGTCGGCATCTTTTTACGGGAGCGAGTTGGGGTCAAGCCGGGTTCGCGCTATCTTGTCTGGACGTTGAACGAAGGGCCGCCGGCCGGCAACCCACGTATCGAAGCGAGGATACGGGTATGACCGACGCGGCGATAGCACTGCTGATGGGCGACATGATGGTGCCAGGCGGCGAGGAGCTCCACCTCGCGGATCGGGAGATCGCGGCGCGCGCGGCCGCCGGCGACGCGACCGCGTTTCGGGAGCTGTACGTCCGCCATCGGCAGCCCGTCTACGCGGTGGTCGCCAGGATGATCGAGGGCGAGGCCGATCGGGAGGAGCTCCTGCAGGACGTCTTCACGCAGGTCTACCTGTCGCTCGGCGGCTTCAGGGGGGACGCGAAGCTCTCCACCTGGATCCACAGGATCGCCGTCAACGTCACGTTCCAGCACATTCGGCGCAAGGGGCGCCGGGTCCGGCTGCAGCTCGTGGACGCGACGCCCGCCGAGGATCTCTCGATCGAGACCAGGACGACCTCGCAGAGCCCGGAGGACGACGCCTCGCTGCGCGATCGCAAGGTCGCCGTCGAGCGCGCGCTGGCGAGGCTGTCGCCCAAGAAGCGGATCGTGCTCGTGCTCTCCGATTTCGAGGGGTACACGTCGAACGAGATCGCCGAGATCGTCGGCGCGTCGTCGCTGACGGTGCGCACCCGGCTCTTCTACGCGCGCAAGGAGTTCTACCGGGAGATATCGAGGGAGGCCGCGTTCGCCGACCTCGCCGCCGGGGAGGCCAGGGGATGACGCGCTGCCTCGACGAGCGCGAGCTCTACGCCGCGATGGACGGGAGGCTTTCCAGGAGGCGCGGGGAGCACCTCGCGATCTGCCCGTTCTGTGCGGCCCGGCTCGCCCGGGTGATCGCCGTGCGGACCGCCGCCCGCGACGCGTGCGCGCCGTCGCCGCCGGATTGGGACAGGGTGGAGGCGCTGGTCGCGCGCTCCGTCCGGGACGCGACGGTTCCCCGGCCTGCCGCCGGATGGTCGCTCGCGCCGGCCGGCCTGTCGCTCGCGGCGGCGCTCCTCGTCGTCCTCGCGATCGTCGTCGGCAGGCAGGCGGACGAGGCGGGGCCCGCCCTCGCGGACGCCCCGGGGGGGGGCGCCACGACGCCGCGGATTTTCGCCCGCGCGCCCCTCGCGGCGGCGGTTCTGGAGAGGTTCGGCGCGGGCTCGCCGGGCAGCGGCGCGGCCGTCGCCGAGGGCGACGCGGTCGAGTGCGGAGCGTCCGGGGGCGCCCGGCTGGCGCTCGGGGACGACATCGCCGTGGACGAGGCGGGGCCCGCGCGGCTCGAGGTCGCATCGCTCGACGAGTGGCGCCCGACGATCCGCTTGAGGTCGGGCGGGTACCGGATCGACGTATCCGAGGGGGCGATGCCGCAGGAGCTCGTGGTGCTCGCCGCGCACGCGGAGCTCACCGTCACCTCGGGCTCGGCCGAGATCCTGATAGTGGACGGCGTGCTCGAACTCCGCGCGCTCGACGGCCCGCTGCGCGTGGCGACGGGCGGCGACTTCCTCGAGCTCGCGGCCTTCGAGGGCCTGCGGGCAAAGGCGGGCCAGGGCGTCGCGGTCGCGGGCGCGTGGACCCGGCTCCCGGCGTCACGGGGGCCCGACGCGGGCGACGCGCCGCTCCTGGATCTGGACCGCCCGACCGGGACCATGCCCAAGCAGGCCGTCCGGGACGTGCTGCGCGCGAACACGGACAGGTTGCGCGCATGCTACGAGACCGCGCTGAAGAGATCCCCCGGGCTCGAGGCCCTGTCCGTGACCGCGCGGCTGCGGGTCGGGGTGAACGGCCGCGTCGGGAGATCGAGCGTCGCCGGCGTCGAGGAGTGGCCCGATCTCAAGCGGTGCCTCTCGGAGGTGCTCGAGGGCATGCGGTTCCCGCCGCCTTCGGGGGGGGAGGTGGAGCTCGTCGCGCCGCTCCGCCTGACCCCGCTCGACTGATCCCCGGGTCAACCGATGAAGATCCGCAGCCCGAGGGCGAGCGCGAAACGCCCGCCGTCCGTGAGGTCCTTCTGGAAGCCGATGTCGACGCCGAAGCTGGGATCGACGTAGCCGATGCCCGCGGCGATGGTGTTGATGTCGTAGTAGACGTCGTACGCGTAACCGACGCGGAGCGGGACACGGCCCGCGAGGAACAGCTCCACAGCGCTCCGTATCTCCGTGCCGACTTCGTCGTGGCTCGTGAAGTCGAAGACGGCATCGGCCTCGATGAGGAGCATTTCGAACAGGGTGACCCCGACGCCGCTGCCCAACGAGAGCGGCGCGTAGGCGCTCCCGGGGTTCGAGAGGTTGTAGCCGGCGACGCCGATCGAGACGATATTCGCGAGCCTGAGCCCCGCCCCGGCGTCGAAGGTCAGGCCGTCCATCTGCTGCGAGCCCGACGACGGCAGCGCGGGCCGGCCGTTCGGCCCCCGGTCGCCCCTCTCGAGATCGCTCTCGACGCGAAGGTACCGGCCGGTCGCGCCGATGAAGAAGGTGTCCTTGATGTTCCCCGCCACCGCGAGCCGTGCGTCCCACGACTCGAAGTCCCTCCGGCTCTCGTTGGCGCGCAG is a window from the Pseudomonadota bacterium genome containing:
- a CDS encoding sigma-70 family RNA polymerase sigma factor, with translation MTDAAIALLMGDMMVPGGEELHLADREIAARAAAGDATAFRELYVRHRQPVYAVVARMIEGEADREELLQDVFTQVYLSLGGFRGDAKLSTWIHRIAVNVTFQHIRRKGRRVRLQLVDATPAEDLSIETRTTSQSPEDDASLRDRKVAVERALARLSPKKRIVLVLSDFEGYTSNEIAEIVGASSLTVRTRLFYARKEFYREISREAAFADLAAGEARG
- a CDS encoding AgmX/PglI C-terminal domain-containing protein; protein product: MTRCLDERELYAAMDGRLSRRRGEHLAICPFCAARLARVIAVRTAARDACAPSPPDWDRVEALVARSVRDATVPRPAAGWSLAPAGLSLAAALLVVLAIVVGRQADEAGPALADAPGGGATTPRIFARAPLAAAVLERFGAGSPGSGAAVAEGDAVECGASGGARLALGDDIAVDEAGPARLEVASLDEWRPTIRLRSGGYRIDVSEGAMPQELVVLAAHAELTVTSGSAEILIVDGVLELRALDGPLRVATGGDFLELAAFEGLRAKAGQGVAVAGAWTRLPASRGPDAGDAPLLDLDRPTGTMPKQAVRDVLRANTDRLRACYETALKRSPGLEALSVTARLRVGVNGRVGRSSVAGVEEWPDLKRCLSEVLEGMRFPPPSGGEVELVAPLRLTPLD